One genomic segment of Bradyrhizobium diazoefficiens includes these proteins:
- the poxB gene encoding ubiquinone-dependent pyruvate dehydrogenase has protein sequence MSGTVADQFVEILVAAGVKRMYGIVGDSLNGLTDAIRRDGKIEWIHVRHEEVAAFAAGADAHLTGELVVCAGSCGPGNLHLINGLFDCHRSRVPVLAIAAQIPSSEIGSGYFQETHPEQLFKECSHYCEVVSGANQMQRTLELAIRQAVTNRGVSVIVIPGDVALQPAEMGSDPQPANLLPARPAVPAANDALDRLAALLNGNGRVTMLCGSGCQGAHDQVVALAERLKAPVVHALRGKEHVEWDNPYDVGMTGLLGFSSGYYAMLDCDVLLMLGTDFPYRQFYPRGSGVKIAQVDLRAEVIGRRTPVDLAIIGDVRATIDALLPLLKEKRDGSHLAQAREHYGKARKGLDELARKGSGKLIHPQQIAKAVSDLASDDAVFTCDVGLPTVWAARYLAMNGKRRLIGSFWHGSMANAMPQAIGAQAAFPGRQVISLSGDGGFTMLMGDLLTLVQHRLSTKVVVFNNGALGFIELEQKGTGFLDFGTELKNPNFAAMAEAVGIRGIRIEDPEKVEEGIAAAFAHDGPVLIDAVVSRTELAVPPSINVEMAKGFSLYMVKAIMSGRADEVIDLAKTNLWR, from the coding sequence ATGAGCGGCACAGTGGCGGACCAATTCGTAGAGATCCTCGTCGCGGCTGGGGTCAAGCGAATGTATGGCATCGTCGGCGACAGCCTGAACGGACTGACGGACGCGATTCGTCGCGACGGCAAAATCGAATGGATCCATGTCCGGCACGAGGAGGTCGCAGCCTTCGCGGCAGGCGCCGACGCTCACCTTACCGGCGAGCTCGTCGTCTGCGCGGGCAGTTGCGGGCCCGGTAACCTGCATCTCATCAATGGGCTGTTCGACTGTCATCGCTCCAGGGTGCCGGTCCTCGCCATCGCCGCGCAAATCCCGTCGAGCGAAATCGGCTCCGGATATTTCCAGGAAACGCATCCGGAGCAGCTGTTCAAGGAATGCAGTCACTATTGCGAGGTCGTCTCCGGTGCCAACCAGATGCAGCGCACGCTCGAGCTCGCCATTCGGCAGGCCGTCACAAACCGCGGCGTCTCCGTGATCGTCATTCCAGGCGACGTCGCGCTACAGCCAGCCGAAATGGGATCGGATCCGCAGCCCGCGAACCTGCTGCCGGCCCGACCGGCCGTGCCGGCAGCCAACGATGCCTTGGATCGATTGGCCGCACTGCTCAACGGAAACGGGCGCGTGACGATGCTCTGCGGCTCCGGCTGTCAAGGCGCGCATGATCAAGTCGTCGCCCTCGCCGAGCGCCTTAAGGCGCCTGTCGTTCACGCGTTGAGAGGCAAGGAACATGTCGAGTGGGATAACCCATATGACGTCGGCATGACTGGTCTGCTCGGCTTTTCATCGGGCTATTACGCGATGCTGGATTGCGACGTCCTGCTGATGCTTGGGACCGACTTCCCGTACCGACAGTTCTATCCGCGCGGTTCGGGGGTGAAGATCGCGCAGGTCGACCTGCGAGCGGAGGTCATCGGGCGACGAACTCCGGTCGATCTCGCCATTATTGGCGACGTGCGCGCGACGATCGACGCGCTTCTGCCGCTCCTGAAGGAGAAGCGAGACGGTAGTCATCTTGCTCAGGCGCGCGAACACTACGGTAAAGCACGCAAAGGTCTCGATGAGCTTGCTCGCAAGGGCAGCGGCAAGTTGATTCACCCGCAGCAGATTGCGAAGGCCGTTAGCGATTTGGCCTCCGATGATGCGGTCTTCACCTGCGATGTGGGTCTGCCAACCGTCTGGGCGGCGCGCTACCTGGCGATGAACGGCAAGCGGCGGCTGATCGGGTCATTCTGGCACGGCTCGATGGCAAATGCGATGCCGCAGGCAATTGGCGCACAAGCCGCCTTTCCCGGCCGACAGGTGATCTCGCTCTCGGGTGACGGCGGCTTCACCATGCTGATGGGCGACTTGCTCACGCTCGTGCAGCACCGCCTTTCGACGAAGGTGGTGGTGTTCAACAACGGCGCACTCGGTTTCATCGAGCTCGAGCAGAAGGGCACCGGTTTCCTCGATTTTGGCACCGAGCTCAAGAACCCCAATTTCGCGGCCATGGCCGAAGCTGTCGGCATTCGCGGCATTCGGATCGAAGACCCCGAGAAGGTGGAGGAGGGAATCGCCGCGGCGTTTGCGCACGATGGCCCCGTTCTCATCGATGCCGTCGTCAGCCGGACAGAGCTTGCCGTGCCGCCGTCGATCAACGTCGAGATGGCGAAGGGCTTCTCGCTCTACATGGTGAAGGCGATCATGAGCGGCCGGGCCGACGAGGTCATCGACCTCGCAAAAACCAATCTCTGGCGGTAA
- a CDS encoding c-type cytochrome — MVAIIPALSVAAVVGTTLAALPAQAAGDAAVGKQVFARCVGCHSTTLGENKIGPSLAGVFGRKSGSEPGYNYSPALKAANITWDEHTLDQFLANPATDVHGTKMFVNLPQAADRENVISYLETLK; from the coding sequence ATGGTCGCAATCATCCCGGCACTCTCCGTCGCTGCGGTAGTCGGCACAACCCTGGCTGCCCTGCCGGCCCAGGCCGCCGGAGACGCTGCCGTGGGAAAGCAGGTATTTGCGCGTTGTGTCGGATGCCATTCGACGACACTGGGTGAGAACAAGATCGGCCCGTCGCTGGCCGGCGTTTTCGGCCGCAAGAGCGGATCCGAGCCAGGCTACAACTATTCGCCAGCGCTGAAGGCGGCGAACATCACATGGGACGAACATACTCTCGATCAGTTCCTCGCCAATCCTGCGACTGACGTCCATGGCACCAAGATGTTCGTCAATCTCCCGCAGGCGGCAGACCGCGAGAATGTCATCTCCTACCTGGAGACGTTGAAGTGA
- a CDS encoding xanthine dehydrogenase family protein molybdopterin-binding subunit, which produces MTRIVNLSRREVLAGGATSLVLGFTIGFSNFPALAAHAHASEAFEPNVYLIIDQTGLVTIVAHRSEMGTGIKTGLPTVLANELGADWSRVRIVQAQGDPKYGDQNTDGSRSMREFYQPMREAGASARQMLEAAAAHVWQVNANDCQARNHTVVHVPTGRQLSFGDAAKVAATLEIAPTDHMELRFKPVSEWRYVGKPVPIVDLDAITRGTATYGIDVTLSGMKYASVERCPVYGGKALHFDATDALKVPGVEQVVEIPATPIPAGFYPLGGIAVIASNTWSAQQGREKLKITWDFGPNANHDSTTYRAELEATAKQPGRVVRSQGNVEGALGAAHRRISADYFVPYYAHAPMEVPNAVAHFADGKCEIWAPTQFPQSARTTASQVLGVPFEDVTVNVTLLGGAFGRKSKSDYVAEAALLSRRIGAPVKVTWTREDEIQHDYYHAISAQHLEAGLDAEGRPSAWLHRTVFPAIESTFQPDVTYGSAGELQQGVTDMPYAIANVRCENGPAANHVRIGWYRSVYNIPHAFAVCSFADELAQAAGKDPLDYLRDLLGEPRKLDFAAMHVNYPNYGASLDTYPVDTGRLRGVLDLVARNSGWGSSLPPRHGRGIAVHRSFLSYAAAVVQVAVGSDGQLTIPRVDIGLDCGLVVNPDRVRAQLEGAVIMAISNALYSNISIKQGRIEQSNFSDYLVARTDIAPETHVHLVESVAPPGGVGEPGVPPVAPAICNAIFAATRKRIRALPIDPSQLKVT; this is translated from the coding sequence ATGACGAGGATCGTAAACCTCAGCCGACGCGAAGTCCTCGCGGGCGGCGCCACCAGCCTCGTTCTCGGCTTCACGATCGGTTTCAGCAACTTTCCGGCTCTCGCGGCTCATGCTCACGCGAGCGAGGCTTTTGAACCCAACGTCTACCTGATCATCGATCAGACCGGTTTGGTGACGATTGTCGCGCATCGGTCGGAAATGGGCACGGGAATCAAGACGGGGTTGCCGACGGTGCTCGCCAATGAGCTTGGCGCCGACTGGAGCCGCGTCAGGATCGTGCAGGCCCAGGGTGATCCGAAATATGGCGACCAAAACACCGATGGCTCCCGGAGCATGCGGGAATTCTACCAGCCGATGCGCGAAGCTGGCGCCTCGGCCCGCCAGATGCTCGAAGCGGCCGCTGCGCATGTCTGGCAGGTCAACGCAAACGACTGCCAGGCACGCAATCACACGGTCGTTCACGTTCCAACAGGACGGCAGCTTTCGTTCGGCGATGCCGCGAAGGTGGCCGCCACGCTGGAGATCGCGCCGACCGATCACATGGAATTGCGCTTCAAGCCGGTAAGCGAATGGCGTTACGTCGGCAAGCCCGTTCCGATTGTCGACCTTGACGCCATCACGCGCGGCACGGCGACCTATGGCATCGACGTCACACTTTCCGGAATGAAGTACGCGTCTGTGGAGCGCTGTCCGGTCTATGGCGGCAAAGCCCTGCACTTCGACGCCACCGACGCCCTGAAAGTCCCCGGCGTCGAGCAGGTGGTGGAGATTCCGGCCACCCCTATTCCGGCGGGCTTCTATCCGCTCGGCGGCATTGCCGTCATCGCCAGCAATACCTGGTCGGCGCAGCAGGGCCGCGAAAAGCTCAAGATCACCTGGGATTTTGGCCCCAACGCCAATCACGATTCGACGACTTATCGGGCTGAGCTTGAGGCAACGGCGAAACAGCCCGGGCGGGTCGTGCGCAGCCAAGGCAATGTCGAGGGCGCCCTCGGCGCCGCCCATCGCCGCATCTCGGCGGACTATTTTGTGCCCTATTACGCGCATGCGCCGATGGAGGTGCCGAACGCTGTCGCCCACTTCGCCGATGGCAAGTGTGAGATCTGGGCGCCCACGCAATTTCCGCAATCCGCACGTACGACCGCCTCCCAAGTCCTCGGCGTGCCGTTCGAAGACGTCACGGTCAACGTAACGCTGCTGGGAGGCGCATTCGGCCGTAAATCCAAATCCGATTACGTGGCCGAGGCGGCACTGCTGTCACGCCGCATCGGTGCGCCGGTCAAGGTCACCTGGACGCGCGAGGACGAGATCCAGCACGACTATTATCACGCGATTTCTGCCCAGCACCTCGAAGCCGGGCTCGACGCCGAAGGACGCCCGTCCGCCTGGCTGCACCGAACCGTCTTTCCGGCCATCGAATCGACCTTCCAGCCGGACGTCACATACGGCAGCGCCGGTGAGCTGCAGCAGGGCGTGACCGACATGCCCTACGCGATCGCCAACGTCCGCTGCGAAAACGGCCCGGCCGCCAACCACGTCAGAATCGGCTGGTATCGGTCGGTCTACAATATTCCCCATGCGTTCGCCGTGTGCTCGTTCGCCGATGAGCTCGCACAGGCGGCCGGCAAAGACCCGCTCGACTATCTGCGCGATCTGCTGGGCGAGCCGCGCAAGCTCGACTTCGCCGCCATGCATGTCAACTATCCCAACTACGGAGCATCGCTCGATACGTATCCGGTCGACACCGGCCGACTGCGAGGTGTCCTTGACCTGGTCGCGCGCAACAGTGGATGGGGCAGCAGCCTGCCGCCACGGCACGGACGCGGCATCGCCGTCCACCGCAGTTTCCTGAGCTACGCAGCAGCGGTCGTGCAGGTCGCTGTCGGCAGCGACGGCCAACTCACCATTCCCAGGGTGGATATCGGGCTCGATTGCGGCCTCGTCGTCAATCCGGACCGCGTACGCGCCCAGCTCGAAGGCGCCGTGATCATGGCCATCAGCAATGCGCTCTACAGCAATATTAGTATCAAGCAGGGGCGCATCGAGCAGAGCAATTTCAGCGATTACCTGGTCGCTCGTACCGATATCGCACCTGAAACTCACGTCCACCTCGTCGAGAGTGTTGCGCCTCCCGGCGGGGTTGGCGAGCCCGGCGTGCCGCCGGTCGCGCCGGCCATCTGCAACGCGATTTTTGCCGCTACTCGGAAGCGAATTCGTGCGCTGCCGATCGACCCTTCGCAATTGAAGGTCACCTGA
- a CDS encoding xanthine dehydrogenase family protein molybdopterin-binding subunit, protein MNQIDRRSLLQAGGALVVSFYLPLSSSTAKPASGPKTVSPDRVDGFLAITRDGHITVYSGKVDLGTGVRTALTQIVAEELDVPMSHVSLVEGDTALTPDQGVTSGSLSIQNGGMQLRRAAATARRAVLRRAAARLRQDISTLSLHEGVITAKHGRRLPIGEFIDGTTLAIDITKDVQEKSPHAYTIVGKAVPRLDIPDKVNGRFTFMQDFKLPDMLHGRVVRPSGFGATLVSYDESSVADIPGIVKVVRINNFLGVVAKSEWSAIKAAQQLAVTWSKWEELPDQSRIWQHVRSTPVVRDDVTSRTGDSGSALASTPNKLAATYEFGMHTHGSIGPSCAVATFAEGKLTCWTASQATHDLRKQLAATFAISDADVRCIYIEGAGCYGRNGHEDAAADAALLSRAVGQPVRVQWMRADEHGWDPKGPPTLIDMRAAIDKVGDVAAWESELYVPDGTAGFVTLVGSELAGLDSLGKLSPGGVLNDLAVPYVFPNVTTTAHRLAATPLRPAWIRSPGRLQNTFANETFLDEIAAATDTDPLDIRLRHLTDARGKELLERLAKLSKWRERPKGDRGADTVTGRGLAYVKYELVRTYVGAVAEVEINRKTGQLAVKRFYVAHDCGQIINPDGLRNQIEGCIVQTVSRTLKEQVTFDRSMVTSLDWASYPILTFPEIPEVVIDLIDRPEEVPWGGGEPACAVVPSAIAGAVFEATGVRLRSVPFTPVKVLAELAGA, encoded by the coding sequence ATGAACCAGATCGACAGACGCTCGTTGCTGCAGGCAGGCGGCGCGCTCGTTGTCAGCTTTTACCTGCCGCTATCTTCGAGCACAGCCAAGCCTGCTTCTGGACCGAAAACCGTCTCGCCTGATCGGGTCGATGGCTTTCTGGCCATCACGCGAGACGGCCATATCACCGTCTATTCCGGCAAGGTCGATCTCGGCACCGGGGTGCGGACGGCGCTGACCCAGATCGTCGCCGAGGAGCTTGACGTTCCGATGAGCCACGTCTCGCTCGTCGAGGGCGACACCGCGTTAACTCCCGACCAGGGCGTGACGTCAGGAAGTCTCTCGATTCAGAACGGCGGCATGCAGTTGCGCCGGGCCGCCGCGACCGCGCGTCGGGCTGTCCTCCGTCGAGCAGCCGCCCGTCTGCGGCAGGATATTTCAACGTTGTCGCTTCACGAGGGCGTCATAACAGCCAAACATGGCAGGCGGCTGCCGATCGGCGAGTTCATTGACGGCACGACGTTGGCCATCGATATCACCAAAGACGTGCAGGAAAAGTCTCCCCACGCTTACACGATCGTCGGTAAAGCCGTGCCCCGGCTGGACATTCCTGACAAGGTCAACGGCCGCTTCACGTTCATGCAGGATTTCAAGCTGCCGGACATGTTACACGGCCGGGTGGTACGCCCGTCCGGATTCGGTGCCACACTCGTTTCCTATGACGAATCGTCCGTTGCGGACATTCCCGGCATCGTGAAGGTCGTCCGCATCAACAACTTCCTCGGCGTCGTTGCGAAAAGCGAGTGGAGCGCAATCAAGGCCGCCCAGCAGTTGGCGGTGACCTGGTCGAAGTGGGAGGAATTGCCGGACCAAAGCAGAATTTGGCAGCACGTGCGCAGCACCCCGGTCGTGCGCGACGATGTCACCAGCCGCACCGGCGATTCTGGTTCTGCGCTCGCAAGCACACCAAACAAGCTTGCTGCAACGTACGAATTCGGCATGCATACCCATGGCTCCATCGGCCCCTCCTGCGCCGTGGCAACGTTCGCCGAAGGCAAGCTGACGTGCTGGACAGCGTCGCAAGCAACGCACGACCTGCGCAAGCAACTCGCTGCCACCTTCGCGATATCAGATGCGGACGTGCGCTGCATCTATATCGAAGGGGCGGGGTGCTACGGCCGCAATGGGCATGAGGATGCTGCGGCCGACGCGGCCCTGCTGTCGCGCGCGGTCGGCCAGCCGGTGCGCGTGCAATGGATGCGCGCGGACGAGCACGGCTGGGATCCAAAAGGTCCACCTACGCTTATCGATATGCGGGCCGCGATCGATAAGGTCGGAGACGTGGCGGCCTGGGAATCCGAGCTCTACGTGCCGGATGGAACCGCCGGTTTTGTAACACTGGTCGGCTCCGAGCTCGCCGGACTCGACAGTCTCGGCAAGCTCAGCCCCGGTGGGGTGTTGAACGACCTGGCAGTCCCGTACGTCTTTCCGAATGTCACGACGACGGCCCACCGGTTGGCAGCGACACCGCTGCGGCCGGCCTGGATCCGCTCACCGGGACGGTTGCAGAATACGTTTGCGAACGAGACCTTTCTAGACGAGATCGCTGCCGCAACCGATACCGATCCGCTCGACATTCGGCTGAGACATCTCACCGACGCTCGCGGCAAGGAACTTCTCGAGCGGCTCGCCAAATTGAGCAAATGGCGTGAGCGCCCGAAGGGCGATCGTGGTGCGGACACAGTGACGGGGCGCGGGCTTGCCTACGTCAAATACGAATTGGTCCGCACCTATGTCGGCGCAGTCGCCGAGGTCGAGATCAACCGCAAGACTGGACAACTTGCGGTCAAGCGCTTCTATGTCGCGCATGATTGCGGACAAATTATCAATCCTGACGGGCTGCGAAATCAGATCGAAGGCTGCATCGTTCAGACGGTGAGCCGCACCTTGAAGGAGCAGGTAACATTCGATCGGTCGATGGTCACAAGCCTCGATTGGGCGAGCTATCCTATTCTGACGTTTCCGGAAATTCCGGAGGTCGTGATCGACCTGATTGATCGGCCGGAAGAGGTCCCTTGGGGTGGCGGGGAGCCGGCCTGCGCCGTTGTGCCCTCGGCGATCGCCGGTGCTGTTTTCGAGGCAACGGGAGTACGGCTGCGTTCGGTGCCGTTTACGCCTGTCAAGGTGCTGGCGGAATTAGCAGGGGCGTGA
- a CDS encoding (2Fe-2S)-binding protein yields MQQININGALHNIDADPQMPLLWAIRDILGLAGTKFGCGIGACGACTVHMDGQAVRSCVTPLSAAAGHEIVTIEGLSSDGTHAVQRAWRANNVPQCGYCQPGQIMQAAALLKETPKPTDQQITDAMSGNICRCGTYARIRAAIKSAAETI; encoded by the coding sequence ATGCAACAAATCAACATCAACGGCGCCCTGCACAATATCGATGCTGATCCGCAGATGCCTTTGCTTTGGGCGATCCGTGACATTCTCGGGCTGGCCGGCACAAAATTCGGCTGCGGCATCGGCGCTTGCGGCGCATGCACCGTGCACATGGACGGGCAGGCGGTGCGCTCTTGCGTGACGCCGTTGTCGGCCGCCGCCGGCCATGAGATCGTCACCATCGAAGGACTAAGCTCCGATGGCACGCACGCCGTCCAGCGCGCGTGGCGCGCCAACAATGTGCCCCAGTGCGGCTACTGCCAGCCGGGCCAGATCATGCAGGCCGCGGCTCTCCTCAAGGAAACGCCAAAGCCGACTGATCAGCAGATCACAGATGCCATGTCCGGCAACATTTGCCGCTGTGGCACCTACGCGCGGATCCGCGCCGCGATCAAGTCAGCCGCGGAGACGATCTGA
- a CDS encoding GlcG/HbpS family heme-binding protein, with the protein MAKIEVSIGIVAVLFCMSAHGQTVKVPLLDQTGAQTVLRAAEKTAQQRNAPSAIAVVDPAGDLLAFQRMDGVRLAGVDLAIGNARTAARLQRPTAEIEDSINQGRTAFVTAGVMALRGGAPIRVNGEIVGAVGVAGLSKETDTEIANTAASVLNPSSAIPQHN; encoded by the coding sequence ATGGCGAAGATTGAAGTCAGCATCGGGATAGTCGCCGTGCTCTTCTGCATGTCGGCCCACGGACAGACCGTCAAAGTGCCGCTCCTCGATCAGACCGGTGCCCAGACAGTCCTGCGGGCCGCCGAGAAGACGGCGCAGCAGCGGAATGCGCCGTCGGCCATCGCGGTTGTTGACCCCGCCGGCGATCTGCTTGCATTCCAGCGAATGGATGGGGTCCGCCTGGCAGGCGTGGATCTCGCCATCGGGAACGCGCGAACGGCTGCGCGGCTGCAAAGGCCGACGGCGGAGATCGAGGACAGCATCAACCAGGGGCGGACAGCATTCGTTACCGCCGGTGTCATGGCGCTGCGGGGCGGCGCGCCGATACGCGTGAATGGCGAAATCGTGGGCGCAGTCGGTGTTGCTGGCTTGAGCAAGGAGACCGACACCGAGATCGCGAACACCGCTGCATCAGTTCTCAACCCCTCGTCTGCCATACCTCAGCACAATTGA
- a CDS encoding (2Fe-2S)-binding protein, which produces MATTALNVNGSTVSVAVDDPDTPLLYILRNELGLHGPRFGCGLGQCGACTVHVDGAAIRSCVTPLSAVKGKIVTLEGLGTSAKPHPLQEAFVHEQALQCGYCINGMIMQSAALLARNPKPNEGEVKAELANNLCRCGTHLRIVRAVLRAAGT; this is translated from the coding sequence GTGGCGACAACGGCCCTGAACGTGAACGGCAGTACCGTCTCGGTAGCCGTCGATGACCCCGACACACCACTGCTCTACATCTTGCGAAATGAGCTTGGCTTGCACGGTCCGCGTTTCGGGTGCGGTCTCGGCCAATGCGGCGCCTGCACTGTGCATGTTGATGGAGCGGCGATCCGCTCGTGCGTCACTCCATTATCCGCTGTCAAAGGCAAGATCGTCACGCTCGAGGGCCTCGGCACCAGCGCAAAGCCGCATCCGCTTCAGGAGGCCTTCGTCCACGAACAGGCTCTGCAGTGCGGTTACTGCATCAACGGGATGATCATGCAGTCCGCCGCGCTCCTGGCGCGCAACCCAAAGCCGAATGAGGGAGAGGTCAAAGCCGAATTGGCGAACAATCTATGCCGTTGCGGCACGCACCTGCGCATCGTGCGCGCGGTCCTGCGCGCCGCTGGCACCTGA
- a CDS encoding aldo/keto reductase, with the protein MADEAKILENKTFDYKAPASTPVRIGMERVEIRRTLLQVSRVALGTWAIGGWMWGGTDEAESIKTIQGAIEHGINVIDTAPAYGFGRSEEIVGKALADGGLRSRVQIATKVGLEWKDGRVFRNASRARILRELKDSLRRLQTDYIDIYQIHWPDPLITIEETAEAMRDLFEQGIIRAIGVSNFSVLQMEQFRRIAPLHVLQPPFNLFERGIETDILPCCRENNIATFGYGALCRGLLSGRMRPESKFEGDDLRRTDPKFQQPRFAQYLAAVEQLDLLAQRRFGKRVIHLAIRWMLDQGITTALWGARNPAQLLPVDEVSGWHLDETARADIDRILHDTITDSIGPEFMAPPARSSAAH; encoded by the coding sequence ATGGCTGATGAAGCCAAGATACTCGAAAACAAGACATTCGACTACAAGGCTCCGGCGAGCACGCCTGTCCGAATCGGCATGGAGCGCGTCGAAATTCGGAGGACGCTGCTCCAGGTCTCACGGGTCGCGCTAGGGACGTGGGCCATCGGGGGCTGGATGTGGGGCGGCACGGATGAAGCGGAATCGATCAAAACGATTCAAGGGGCGATCGAGCACGGCATCAACGTCATCGACACCGCGCCGGCCTACGGGTTTGGCCGCTCCGAAGAAATTGTCGGCAAGGCACTCGCAGACGGTGGTCTGCGCTCCCGTGTGCAGATCGCCACAAAGGTCGGATTGGAATGGAAGGACGGGCGCGTATTCCGCAATGCCAGCCGCGCACGAATCCTTCGGGAATTGAAGGATTCTCTTCGTCGGCTTCAGACCGACTACATCGATATCTACCAGATCCACTGGCCGGATCCGTTGATCACGATCGAGGAGACCGCCGAGGCGATGCGTGACCTGTTCGAACAGGGAATAATCCGCGCGATCGGCGTCAGCAACTTCTCGGTCCTGCAGATGGAGCAGTTCCGGCGAATTGCTCCACTGCACGTGCTGCAGCCGCCCTTCAATCTGTTTGAGCGCGGCATCGAGACCGATATCTTGCCCTGTTGCCGCGAGAACAACATTGCGACCTTCGGGTATGGCGCGCTGTGCCGTGGCCTGCTCTCCGGCAGAATGCGGCCGGAGAGCAAATTCGAAGGGGATGACCTCCGACGAACCGATCCGAAATTCCAGCAGCCGCGCTTTGCGCAATATCTTGCGGCCGTCGAGCAGCTCGATTTACTCGCGCAGCGACGCTTCGGCAAGCGAGTGATCCACCTGGCCATCCGGTGGATGCTCGACCAGGGCATCACGACGGCGCTCTGGGGTGCGCGCAATCCGGCGCAACTTCTCCCGGTCGACGAGGTGAGCGGCTGGCATCTGGATGAGACAGCCAGAGCGGACATCGACCGCATCCTGCACGACACGATTACCGATTCGATCGGCCCGGAGTTCATGGCGCCGCCGGCACGGAGTTCTGCAGCGCACTAG
- a CDS encoding cytochrome-c peroxidase: MNVSIRTAIVMLTTAGAAVVWAQETSTTLSPAALKEIARVEAEIDRIEAESLQRLTASPDNQVQQIELLGKLMLYDKDLSVNRNEACAFCHTPETGFTGPVSELNRTTGSYPGSVRTRFSNRKPQSHAYAPLSPVLHYNPGQGDLVGGNFWDMRATGRRLGNPAAEQAEGPPTNPVEMGLPDIACAVYRAAQRPYRGLFETVWGPQAFAIQWPGDVEQVCNQPGPPPANDPTPVHLTPIDRGRAATTFDQMAQSISSYEASAEVTALTSKFDAVQAGKAQFTPQEQAGYALFRGKGQCNNCHRDGGPGEDPLFTDFTASNIGTPANPRLPYYVEQQPDARGYSANPAGSSYVDPGVAGFLAADHLLSQPSSVDARWAPLAPENVGRFQVPTLRNVDKRPYPDFVKAYGHNGYFRSLKSIVHFYNTRDVLPRCGRNDPGEGTACWPAPESARNMNTKFVGRLGLSDEEEDALVSFMQTLSDGYMQR, translated from the coding sequence ATGAACGTGTCGATCAGGACGGCGATTGTGATGCTCACCACTGCTGGGGCTGCGGTCGTGTGGGCGCAGGAGACAAGCACGACGCTCTCGCCGGCCGCTTTGAAGGAAATTGCGCGGGTTGAGGCCGAGATTGACCGGATCGAAGCAGAAAGCCTCCAGCGGCTGACGGCGTCACCTGACAATCAGGTGCAGCAGATCGAATTGCTTGGCAAGCTGATGCTCTATGACAAGGACCTCTCGGTGAATCGCAACGAGGCGTGTGCGTTCTGTCACACACCTGAGACGGGCTTCACGGGACCGGTGTCCGAGCTTAATCGTACGACCGGCTCCTATCCGGGTTCGGTGCGCACTCGATTCAGCAATCGCAAGCCGCAATCGCACGCGTACGCGCCGCTCTCGCCCGTGCTGCATTACAATCCCGGCCAGGGCGATCTCGTCGGCGGCAATTTCTGGGACATGCGTGCAACTGGCCGCCGATTGGGCAATCCCGCGGCCGAACAGGCGGAGGGGCCGCCGACCAATCCCGTCGAAATGGGCCTGCCCGATATCGCTTGTGCGGTTTATCGCGCCGCTCAACGGCCCTATCGCGGCCTGTTCGAAACCGTCTGGGGTCCACAGGCATTTGCCATCCAGTGGCCCGGTGACGTTGAGCAAGTTTGCAATCAGCCTGGGCCGCCCCCCGCGAACGATCCGACGCCGGTTCACCTGACGCCGATAGATCGCGGCCGGGCCGCGACAACGTTCGACCAGATGGCGCAGTCCATCTCCAGCTATGAAGCATCGGCGGAGGTGACGGCGCTTACGTCCAAGTTCGATGCGGTGCAGGCGGGGAAGGCGCAGTTCACGCCGCAGGAGCAGGCGGGTTACGCTCTGTTCCGCGGCAAAGGGCAATGCAACAATTGCCACCGCGATGGTGGGCCCGGTGAAGATCCGCTGTTCACGGATTTCACGGCGAGCAACATCGGCACCCCCGCAAATCCGCGGCTTCCGTACTACGTCGAACAGCAACCGGACGCACGTGGCTATAGCGCCAATCCCGCAGGCTCATCCTATGTGGATCCGGGCGTCGCCGGCTTTCTCGCCGCCGATCATCTGCTTAGCCAACCTTCGTCCGTCGATGCGCGCTGGGCCCCGCTCGCGCCGGAGAATGTCGGGCGCTTTCAGGTTCCGACGCTGCGCAACGTCGACAAGAGGCCTTATCCGGACTTCGTCAAGGCTTACGGTCACAACGGATATTTCAGGAGTCTCAAGTCGATCGTGCATTTCTATAACACGCGCGACGTGCTGCCGCGCTGTGGTCGGAACGACCCGGGCGAGGGGACCGCGTGCTGGCCGGCCCCGGAATCCGCCCGCAACATGAACACGAAGTTCGTCGGACGTCTCGGTCTTTCCGATGAGGAGGAGGATGCACTGGTCAGCTTCATGCAGACGCTCAGTGACGGGTACATGCAGCGGTAG